In one window of Mobiluncus massiliensis DNA:
- a CDS encoding D-alanyl-D-alanine carboxypeptidase — protein sequence MRAKGRLNATIIAGALILGGAYVGADGADLVPGILTFKPPLPRVVPFPDSPAVNPEPTEIPLFAKSTDFDANTYKTLVRQFATDYRLANAKLSFWVGDRDGVELASYEPQSALTAASTTKLLTAVAALHEFGPEARARTVVAWDNDKRKLFLIGGGDALLGLGADSPRSIKGYAGLDTLATDTIVALSSQTPGKSEHHEASPTNKSVASSTNSPASGNNAPTGSLLNGKPYTLVLDTSWFGSETASPFWREGDNRWVGPIQGMAINTGLVDPNSDNGYHPDAAQVVGQAFAEALNRLGGAGPAKIEVGKSGLASNKLLDPLSELPQIATEVSTSHGPTPIAYAQGAPLAQVERQMLKVSDNTLAESLGRLVALHRKAKPTFAASGAAVMDSLRELGLDLGETELKGCSGLAYDTRIPARVLADAVRLSMSKDHPELHSVTANVPVAGADGTLEHVYQGTFAAGVVRGKTGTLGITNSLAGTFVRNNQEFVYALVISGYPESQGGPSIQAKQMFINGLLGATTSFSNVDPKSQPSTPAPNAPAPANPAAPVD from the coding sequence GTGCGCGCCAAAGGACGACTAAACGCAACGATAATCGCAGGCGCCCTGATTCTCGGCGGCGCTTACGTCGGTGCTGACGGAGCGGACTTGGTGCCAGGTATTTTGACCTTCAAACCACCTCTCCCCCGAGTGGTTCCATTCCCTGACTCCCCCGCAGTCAACCCCGAACCTACCGAGATTCCTCTCTTTGCCAAATCCACCGATTTCGATGCCAATACATATAAAACCCTAGTGCGCCAATTCGCCACGGATTACCGCCTCGCCAACGCGAAACTCTCCTTCTGGGTAGGCGACAGGGATGGTGTGGAACTCGCCTCTTATGAGCCCCAAAGCGCGCTGACCGCTGCTTCTACGACAAAACTTCTCACCGCGGTGGCGGCGCTGCACGAATTCGGCCCCGAGGCGCGAGCTCGCACGGTAGTGGCCTGGGATAACGATAAGCGCAAGCTGTTTTTAATCGGCGGCGGCGATGCGCTGCTGGGGTTGGGGGCGGACTCACCACGTTCCATAAAAGGCTACGCCGGCCTAGACACTCTCGCGACTGACACGATAGTGGCACTTTCCTCCCAAACTCCAGGGAAATCTGAACATCATGAGGCCTCCCCTACCAATAAATCGGTGGCCTCGAGCACGAACTCACCGGCCTCTGGGAACAATGCCCCCACGGGCAGCCTGTTGAATGGAAAGCCCTACACGTTAGTGTTAGACACCTCCTGGTTCGGCTCTGAAACAGCCTCCCCATTTTGGCGTGAGGGAGACAACCGCTGGGTCGGCCCGATTCAAGGCATGGCCATCAATACCGGTCTGGTCGACCCGAACTCTGACAATGGATATCACCCGGATGCCGCACAGGTTGTAGGTCAGGCATTTGCCGAGGCCTTGAATCGTTTAGGCGGGGCAGGACCAGCCAAAATCGAGGTAGGAAAATCTGGTTTGGCCTCGAATAAGCTCCTGGACCCGCTCTCCGAGCTACCGCAAATCGCTACTGAGGTTTCCACCAGTCACGGTCCGACCCCGATTGCCTACGCACAAGGGGCCCCGCTCGCCCAGGTGGAACGGCAAATGTTAAAGGTTTCGGATAATACTTTGGCTGAAAGCCTTGGAAGGCTGGTAGCGCTGCACCGTAAGGCAAAACCGACCTTCGCTGCCTCCGGGGCGGCGGTCATGGATTCGCTACGGGAATTGGGCTTGGACTTGGGCGAAACTGAGCTGAAAGGCTGCTCGGGGCTGGCTTATGACACCCGGATACCTGCCCGAGTTTTAGCGGATGCGGTGCGGTTATCAATGAGTAAAGACCATCCCGAACTGCATTCTGTTACTGCCAATGTCCCGGTAGCCGGGGCGGATGGCACTCTGGAACACGTTTACCAGGGCACTTTTGCCGCGGGAGTGGTTCGCGGCAAAACCGGCACGTTGGGAATTACGAATTCTCTGGCAGGGACATTCGTGCGCAATAACCAGGAGTTCGTCTATGCCCTGGTCATCTCTGGTTACCCGGAATCTCAGGGCGGACCCAGTATTCAAGCTAAACAGATGTTTATCAACGGTTTGCTCGGCGCGACGACCTCTTTCTCTAACGTCGACCCAAAGAGCCAGCCGTCCACCCCTGCTCCAAATGCCCCCGCGCCGGCGAATCCGGCTGCTCCCGTCGACTAA
- a CDS encoding PLP-dependent transferase yields the protein MSKTTIGPNWVDHPEWGFDTLQIHAGYTGDPTTGTQTVPIYATNAFHFPSVESAAARFALQELGPIYSRLGNPTNDALEARIAALEGGVGAIATGSGQAAITLTILTLASKGQNVVASNSIYGGTFNLLGHTLERLGIEVRFVDDPRDISQWADRTDANTAAYYGELVPNPQGDVLDLEPLAQTAHRAGVPLIVDNTVPTPYLCRPIEFGADIVVHSATKYLGGHGSAMLGIVVDSGRFDYAAAKAAPRFPGFNTPDPSYHGVVYARDFGVQGALGANLAFILKARVEGQRDLGFVASPFAVWTVGLGVDTLSLRMERHIANTRLVAEFLESQVGAGLVETVRWSSLPSSPFYALAQKYTPKGCGSLLNFDLAGGLQAGKAFINSLELLANVANIGDVRSLAIHPASTTHAQLTTAELLAQGITPGTVRLSIGTEDPKDILADIELGLAAARQANAA from the coding sequence ATGTCTAAAACCACTATTGGACCCAACTGGGTCGACCACCCCGAATGGGGTTTCGATACTCTGCAAATTCATGCAGGCTACACCGGCGATCCGACCACCGGCACGCAAACGGTGCCGATTTATGCCACGAACGCGTTTCACTTCCCAAGTGTGGAATCGGCGGCTGCCCGTTTTGCTTTGCAAGAGCTGGGACCGATTTATTCCCGCCTGGGTAATCCCACCAACGATGCTTTGGAAGCTCGGATCGCTGCGCTGGAAGGCGGGGTCGGGGCGATTGCCACCGGATCGGGTCAAGCTGCCATCACGCTAACTATTTTGACTTTGGCTTCGAAAGGTCAAAATGTGGTGGCCTCAAATTCGATTTACGGGGGCACTTTCAACCTTTTGGGCCATACTTTAGAACGCCTCGGCATCGAAGTGCGTTTTGTTGACGATCCTCGTGACATTAGCCAGTGGGCGGATCGCACGGACGCGAACACGGCGGCCTACTACGGGGAGCTGGTACCCAATCCGCAAGGCGACGTACTAGATCTCGAACCATTAGCCCAAACCGCACACCGAGCCGGGGTTCCACTCATTGTCGACAATACGGTGCCTACCCCTTACCTGTGCCGTCCCATCGAGTTCGGGGCGGATATCGTAGTGCATTCCGCCACCAAGTACCTGGGCGGACACGGGTCAGCCATGCTCGGTATCGTGGTTGATTCCGGCCGCTTCGATTACGCTGCGGCGAAAGCGGCCCCACGTTTCCCCGGTTTCAACACTCCCGACCCTTCCTATCACGGGGTTGTTTATGCCCGCGATTTCGGTGTTCAGGGCGCATTGGGGGCGAACCTGGCATTTATTTTGAAAGCGCGTGTCGAAGGCCAGCGGGACTTGGGCTTCGTGGCTTCACCTTTCGCGGTGTGGACAGTCGGACTGGGAGTGGATACGTTGAGCCTGCGGATGGAGCGCCACATTGCCAACACTCGTCTGGTTGCTGAATTCCTGGAGTCTCAGGTGGGCGCGGGCTTAGTGGAGACGGTGCGGTGGTCCTCGCTACCTTCCTCCCCGTTCTATGCCCTGGCCCAAAAATATACCCCGAAGGGGTGCGGTTCCCTGTTGAACTTCGATTTGGCCGGAGGCCTACAGGCCGGTAAAGCATTTATCAATTCCCTGGAATTACTGGCAAATGTCGCTAATATCGGAGATGTGCGTTCCTTGGCGATTCACCCGGCTTCCACCACTCATGCTCAGCTAACTACAGCCGAACTGTTGGCGCAGGGCATCACGCCCGGTACCGTCAGGCTGTCGATTGGCACCGAAGACCCCAAGGATATTTTGGCTGACATTGAGCTCGGTCTGGCCGCGGCACGGCAAGCGAATGCCGCGTAA
- a CDS encoding DUF3499 domain-containing protein produces MTYTRRCSKPSCPNPAVATMTFDYRERSAIIGPLSAHRNPGAYDFCREHAEKLTAPRGWEVVHLTNSFTPPPPNDEELMALANAVKAAAQNPTPRQTVRPEGYRGPLGREPQPGWSDSVREKPDTTGKRHGHLTLVPPPKQVS; encoded by the coding sequence GTGACTTATACGCGCCGTTGTTCCAAACCGAGCTGCCCTAATCCGGCGGTGGCGACGATGACTTTTGACTATCGGGAGCGCAGCGCAATCATTGGCCCACTCTCCGCCCATCGGAATCCTGGAGCATACGATTTTTGCCGTGAACACGCCGAAAAACTGACGGCGCCACGGGGCTGGGAGGTCGTCCATTTGACGAATTCTTTTACACCCCCGCCGCCCAACGATGAGGAACTGATGGCTTTGGCCAACGCGGTGAAAGCAGCAGCACAAAATCCCACCCCCCGTCAAACTGTGCGTCCCGAAGGCTATCGCGGCCCCTTGGGAAGGGAACCTCAGCCCGGGTGGAGTGATAGCGTGCGCGAAAAGCCCGATACCACCGGGAAACGCCACGGTCACCTGACTTTAGTGCCGCCCCCGAAACAAGTCAGCTAA
- a CDS encoding metallopeptidase family protein, producing the protein MSEKTTGTNRVRVLDLGGEIRWDVSSGPRLRRAYVCRDRHGRGNRGVLVPAMLPRYRTRRETFDELVIQEVRSLVAACPELAAIQYGVEDVPPSDPAPWESESVVLGRGFGSDPGKSLPAQVVVYRRPLEQRARSTDDLRSLIHGVVLEESSQLIGKHPEDIDPYW; encoded by the coding sequence ATGAGTGAAAAAACTACTGGAACCAATCGGGTTCGTGTCTTGGATTTGGGCGGCGAGATTCGCTGGGATGTCAGCAGCGGGCCGCGGCTGCGGCGTGCCTATGTCTGCCGCGATCGCCATGGCCGGGGCAATCGCGGAGTCTTGGTTCCAGCGATGCTGCCGCGTTACCGAACCCGTCGAGAAACCTTTGATGAACTGGTCATTCAGGAAGTTCGCTCCCTGGTGGCGGCTTGCCCAGAACTAGCTGCTATCCAGTACGGGGTGGAGGACGTTCCGCCTTCGGACCCGGCACCTTGGGAGAGCGAGTCAGTGGTCTTGGGCAGAGGTTTCGGCTCTGACCCAGGCAAAAGTTTGCCCGCCCAGGTAGTGGTGTATCGCCGTCCCCTAGAGCAGCGTGCTCGTTCCACGGATGATCTGCGTTCCCTCATTCACGGAGTGGTGCTGGAGGAATCTTCCCAGCTCATCGGCAAACATCCGGAAGATATCGACCCTTACTGGTAA
- a CDS encoding inorganic diphosphatase produces MTFNVTIEIPKGNRNKYEVDHETGRIVLDRMLFTSTRYPDDYGFIDDSLGMDGDPLDALVLLEEPTFPGCVINCRALGMFRMTDEHGGDDKVLCVPATDQRAAWRTELEDVSEFHRLEIQHFFEVYKDLEPGKSVEGANWVGRIEAEKEIHASWKRFRDKEGPNAHTYIHL; encoded by the coding sequence TTGACGTTCAATGTGACCATTGAGATTCCAAAGGGGAATCGCAATAAGTACGAAGTCGATCACGAGACAGGTCGGATTGTTTTGGATCGAATGCTGTTCACCTCTACACGCTACCCTGATGACTACGGTTTCATTGATGACTCTTTAGGGATGGATGGAGACCCGCTCGATGCCTTGGTCCTTTTGGAAGAGCCAACATTCCCTGGCTGTGTCATCAATTGCCGGGCACTGGGGATGTTCCGCATGACTGACGAACATGGTGGCGACGATAAAGTCCTGTGTGTTCCCGCTACAGACCAACGCGCTGCGTGGCGCACCGAGCTCGAGGATGTTTCGGAGTTCCATCGCCTCGAAATTCAGCACTTCTTTGAAGTTTACAAAGACCTGGAACCTGGCAAGTCGGTGGAAGGCGCTAACTGGGTTGGTCGAATTGAAGCGGAGAAAGAAATTCACGCCTCGTGGAAGCGTTTCCGGGACAAGGAAGGCCCGAACGCGCACACCTACATTCACCTGTGA
- a CDS encoding methylenetetrahydrofolate reductase, producing the protein MTIKDLYAAHRPALSPPGEAGSAPRGDGSGRDLRVSYELYPPRNARPTSQAWAGIDRLLDSRPDYVSVTFGTSGTTPDASQSVLWHALKRSGRPVLAHLTCVGKTRAKLVGIIQDMMDLGVRDFLALRGDEAPEDAPGESESGEFDRAFQLVQLIREVSADYLGDEHAVSIAVAAYPAGSIQTRTDAVQALVQKQAAGADFAITQVFYQAKDYAELVQSATYQGVTIPIVPGIIPFTDVHRLQRLEGLTGVPVPEKIMTLANIADPAERILESLGATLDFVNDLIEANAPGIHFYTFNRPRPVLDLVEHLRSRGFAHVDQEDSHDLLGLMNAAMHRISP; encoded by the coding sequence ATGACTATCAAAGACCTCTACGCGGCTCACCGCCCCGCGCTATCGCCTCCCGGTGAGGCTGGCTCTGCCCCTCGCGGGGACGGGTCAGGACGAGACTTGCGGGTATCGTACGAGCTGTATCCGCCGCGCAATGCCCGCCCGACTTCCCAGGCCTGGGCAGGCATAGACCGGCTTTTAGATTCTCGTCCCGATTACGTCTCTGTAACTTTTGGAACGAGTGGTACAACACCGGATGCTTCACAATCCGTCCTTTGGCATGCTTTGAAGCGTTCGGGGCGGCCTGTCCTGGCTCATCTGACCTGCGTGGGGAAAACCCGCGCCAAGCTGGTGGGAATCATTCAAGACATGATGGACTTAGGAGTGCGCGATTTCCTCGCACTGCGCGGGGATGAGGCACCGGAGGATGCGCCAGGAGAATCGGAGTCGGGCGAATTTGACCGAGCGTTCCAACTTGTGCAGCTGATTCGAGAGGTTTCCGCTGATTACCTCGGGGACGAACACGCCGTCAGTATCGCGGTGGCTGCCTATCCGGCGGGAAGCATTCAGACCCGCACGGATGCGGTTCAGGCTCTGGTGCAAAAGCAGGCGGCCGGCGCTGATTTTGCTATCACTCAAGTGTTTTACCAAGCCAAGGACTATGCCGAGTTGGTTCAGTCAGCAACGTACCAGGGCGTGACGATACCCATTGTTCCGGGAATCATTCCGTTTACAGATGTGCACCGTCTCCAGCGTCTCGAGGGTCTCACCGGGGTACCGGTGCCGGAAAAGATTATGACCTTAGCTAATATCGCCGATCCTGCCGAGAGAATCTTGGAGAGCCTGGGTGCCACCCTGGATTTCGTCAACGACCTCATCGAAGCCAACGCGCCCGGTATTCACTTTTACACGTTTAACCGACCCCGGCCCGTCTTGGACTTGGTGGAACACCTGCGTTCTCGCGGATTTGCCCACGTGGACCAGGAAGATTCGCACGACCTGCTCGGCCTGATGAACGCCGCCATGCACCGCATCTCTCCCTGA